One Ictalurus punctatus breed USDA103 chromosome 10, Coco_2.0, whole genome shotgun sequence genomic region harbors:
- the tmem208 gene encoding transmembrane protein 208 isoform X1, protein MAPKGKVGTKGKKQIHEENKATLKFYTRVIIGANTVYTTVNLIFCDTSFWTWFPLVFALVVYVGSYRSMATMAKPAFAENGSLLDGGIDLNMEQGMAEHLKDVILLTAIVQVLSTLSFYFWYLWLLAPARAVQLLWTNFLGPWFSAESSAPAEEVNEKKQKRQERRQMKRF, encoded by the exons ATGGCG CCTAAAGGAAAGGTTGGAACCAAAGGCAAGAAGCAAATCCATGAGGAGAACAAGGCTACTCTGAAATTCTACACCAGGGTCATTATAGGAGCCAAT ACTGTGTACACAACTGTAAATCTAATTTTCTGTGACACCTCCTTTTGGACCTGG TTCCCCTTGGTGTTTGCACTGGTGGTGTATGTTGGCAGCTATAGGTCCATGGCAACAATGGCCAAACCAGCATTTGCTGAAAATGGCTCTTTATTGGATGGAGGAATAGATCTCAACATGGAGCAGGGCATGGCGga ACATCTTAAAGATGTTATCCTGCTGACAGCTATAGTTCAGGTCCTCAGCACCCTCTCCTTCTATTTCTGGTACCTGTGGCTTTTG GCACCTGCTCGAGCTGTGCAGTTATTGTGGACAAACTTTCTAGGTCCCTGGTTTTCTGCTGAGTCTTCTGCACCTGCAGAGGAGGTTAATGAAAAGAAGCAGAAACGGCAGGAAAGACGACAGATGAAGCGATTCTAG
- the tmem208 gene encoding transmembrane protein 208 isoform X2, whose product MATMAKPAFAENGSLLDGGIDLNMEQGMAEHLKDVILLTAIVQVLSTLSFYFWYLWLLAPARAVQLLWTNFLGPWFSAESSAPAEEVNEKKQKRQERRQMKRF is encoded by the exons ATGGCAACAATGGCCAAACCAGCATTTGCTGAAAATGGCTCTTTATTGGATGGAGGAATAGATCTCAACATGGAGCAGGGCATGGCGga ACATCTTAAAGATGTTATCCTGCTGACAGCTATAGTTCAGGTCCTCAGCACCCTCTCCTTCTATTTCTGGTACCTGTGGCTTTTG GCACCTGCTCGAGCTGTGCAGTTATTGTGGACAAACTTTCTAGGTCCCTGGTTTTCTGCTGAGTCTTCTGCACCTGCAGAGGAGGTTAATGAAAAGAAGCAGAAACGGCAGGAAAGACGACAGATGAAGCGATTCTAG